A single Nostoc sp. PCC 7107 DNA region contains:
- a CDS encoding MotA/TolQ/ExbB proton channel family protein: MFMNQLFQAGGVVMWPLLVFSVVGIALIIERVRFWYRINTRQNRVVREVLNLYRLDNVVGALDKLQKNADLPMTRIFLAALQLEEPNPEEFRLALESEAQAEIPVLKRFQNIFDTIIGLAPLLGLLGTVLGLIASFASLNLGDVGGTQTTGVTAGISEALVSTASGLVVAIFTLLFANTFRGLYQRQIAAIQEYGGQLELLYRRRYERGDRTYASTR, encoded by the coding sequence ATGTTCATGAATCAGCTGTTTCAAGCAGGCGGCGTGGTCATGTGGCCCCTGCTGGTGTTTAGTGTGGTAGGAATTGCCTTAATTATCGAGCGAGTCCGCTTTTGGTATCGCATCAATACTCGGCAAAATCGCGTAGTCAGAGAAGTATTGAATCTCTACCGCCTCGATAATGTTGTTGGCGCGTTGGATAAATTGCAAAAGAATGCAGATTTGCCGATGACAAGGATTTTTTTAGCGGCGCTGCAACTAGAAGAACCAAACCCAGAAGAATTTCGTCTCGCTTTAGAAAGTGAAGCGCAAGCCGAAATCCCGGTTCTCAAACGTTTTCAAAATATATTTGACACAATTATTGGTCTTGCACCACTTTTAGGCCTACTGGGTACTGTTTTGGGTTTGATTGCTTCTTTCGCATCATTAAACTTGGGTGATGTAGGCGGGACACAGACCACAGGAGTTACCGCAGGTATTAGTGAAGCGCTAGTTTCTACAGCTTCAGGATTAGTCGTAGCTATTTTTACACTTTTATTTGCTAATACCTTTCGCGGGTTATATCAACGCCAGATTGCCGCAATACAAGAATATGGTGGACAATTAGAACTGCTCTATCGCCGCCGCTATGAACGAGGAGACAGAACCTATGCGTCTACAAGATGA
- the mgtE gene encoding magnesium transporter produces the protein MTETNNLNSSFPDVSRRELRDLVRTQLQMLLESADLQAAKAILVPVQPADIAEAIEGLPEAMHALAFRLLSKDEAIAVYEYLDYSVQERLIEELKSQEVRDIVDQMSSDDRARLFDELPAKVVNRLLEQLSPVERQATALLLGYEPNTAGRIMTLEFISLKENITVTQALERIRRLASASEIIYYLYVTDADRRLTGIVSLRDVVTSQPEQIIGEIMTRDVVFVRTDTDQEEVARIIQRYDFLAVPVVDKQQLLVGIVTVDDVIDILEEETTKDIYALGGGVQSSGDNYFQMNLMEVARKRVLWLFVLLITNTVTGTIIKSQEDILTKVVTLTAFIPLLTGTGGNVGAQSSTVVIRGMNTDEIRSLGPLQVIGREAIAGLLLGGMLGIVATVWAYFLQGRIEVAIAVGSSLVAISILASVSGSALPFLFRMLRLDPALMSAPFITTAVDVLGVLIYFNLARVILKL, from the coding sequence TTGACTGAGACGAACAACTTAAACTCTTCCTTCCCGGATGTTTCCCGTAGAGAATTACGCGATTTGGTGCGGACTCAATTGCAAATGCTGCTAGAATCAGCCGATTTACAAGCAGCAAAAGCGATTCTTGTACCTGTACAACCTGCGGACATTGCTGAAGCTATTGAAGGTTTACCCGAAGCAATGCACGCTCTGGCTTTTCGTTTGCTTTCTAAGGATGAGGCGATCGCAGTTTATGAATATCTAGACTATAGCGTACAAGAACGGCTGATTGAAGAATTAAAAAGTCAAGAAGTCCGAGATATTGTCGATCAAATGTCCTCGGATGACAGGGCTAGGTTATTTGATGAGTTACCTGCAAAAGTTGTCAATCGTTTACTAGAACAATTAAGTCCTGTAGAACGTCAAGCGACAGCTTTGCTGTTGGGTTATGAACCTAATACAGCCGGGCGAATTATGACTCTAGAGTTTATTTCCCTGAAAGAAAATATTACAGTCACTCAGGCTCTAGAGCGAATTCGTCGTTTGGCTAGTGCCAGTGAAATCATTTATTATCTTTATGTCACCGATGCAGATAGAAGGTTAACAGGAATTGTATCTTTGCGAGATGTGGTAACATCTCAGCCAGAACAAATCATTGGTGAAATTATGACCCGTGATGTGGTATTTGTTCGCACAGATACAGACCAAGAAGAAGTAGCGAGAATAATTCAAAGATATGACTTTTTAGCTGTGCCTGTAGTAGATAAACAACAGCTTTTAGTGGGAATTGTCACAGTCGATGATGTCATTGATATTTTAGAAGAAGAAACCACCAAAGATATTTACGCTTTAGGTGGTGGTGTGCAGTCGAGTGGCGATAATTATTTCCAAATGAATTTAATGGAAGTAGCGCGTAAACGAGTGCTATGGTTATTTGTTTTATTAATCACTAATACGGTTACAGGCACAATTATTAAATCTCAAGAAGATATTTTAACCAAAGTAGTCACACTAACAGCCTTTATTCCTTTATTAACAGGGACTGGTGGTAACGTTGGCGCTCAATCTTCTACAGTAGTGATACGCGGGATGAACACAGATGAAATTCGTTCCCTTGGGCCATTGCAAGTAATTGGCAGAGAAGCGATCGCTGGTTTATTGTTAGGTGGTATGTTGGGGATAGTAGCTACAGTCTGGGCTTACTTTTTGCAAGGACGAATTGAAGTGGCGATCGCAGTCGGTAGTAGTTTAGTAGCAATTTCCATCTTAGCTTCTGTCTCTGGTTCCGCACTGCCATTTTTATTCCGGATGTTGCGCTTAGACCCAGCTTTAATGTCAGCACCATTTATCACTACAGCCGTCGATGTCTTAGGCGTTTTAATTTATTTCAATTTGGCACGGGTAATTTTAAAGTTGTAG
- a CDS encoding acylphosphatase — protein MQDSAQLPEIIRAHVLISGRVQGVGYRYATVDTASQLGLTGWVRNLPDSRVEAVFEGARVVVEEMIRWCHSVPPAAIVQEVVTEYEEPEGLRGFEVK, from the coding sequence ATGCAAGATTCAGCACAACTACCAGAAATAATTCGCGCCCATGTCTTAATTTCTGGCCGAGTTCAAGGAGTGGGCTATCGCTATGCAACAGTTGATACCGCCAGCCAGTTGGGTTTAACTGGTTGGGTACGAAATCTTCCTGATAGCCGGGTCGAAGCGGTATTTGAAGGGGCGCGGGTGGTTGTGGAGGAAATGATTCGTTGGTGTCACTCTGTCCCACCTGCGGCGATAGTGCAGGAGGTGGTGACTGAGTATGAGGAACCAGAAGGTTTGCGGGGGTTTGAAGTTAAGTAG
- a CDS encoding DUF1823 family protein has translation MSNLPPLNPDTIWGILKDQIDDATVNQLVWYYLGYRYNSTTNKWESNEVILEWRDEYPEPPNFLESRPATMKLTRSIPKEYKQIVKEKLGFKGYKIGEFTPRETRRATAANWLLSYWQQQNPEL, from the coding sequence ATGTCTAATTTACCACCTTTAAATCCCGATACAATTTGGGGAATCCTCAAGGATCAAATTGATGACGCTACGGTCAATCAGTTAGTCTGGTACTATTTAGGATATCGCTATAACTCCACAACAAATAAATGGGAAAGTAACGAAGTTATCCTCGAATGGCGAGATGAATACCCAGAACCGCCTAATTTTCTCGAAAGTCGTCCTGCAACCATGAAGTTAACTCGTTCTATCCCCAAAGAATATAAACAGATTGTCAAAGAAAAATTGGGTTTTAAAGGTTATAAAATTGGGGAATTTACGCCCAGAGAAACACGCAGAGCCACAGCCGCTAATTGGTTGTTAAGTTATTGGCAGCAACAAAATCCAGAATTATAG
- a CDS encoding alpha-amylase family glycosyl hydrolase produces MANSIEFTLFAPYNKGAALIASFSDWQEISMKKGEDGYFRTTVELEDGVYQYKFRVQSKSWFFEADQWVEVTDPYATDIDELGSKDNSVIRIKDGKKIVDTYVWHHDDKSLPADHELVIYELHVGDFSGGEDDPYARGKYKHVIEKLDYLCELGINAIELLPVKEYPGDHSWGYNPRYFFATESSYGSTEGLKQLIDECHNRGIRVIMDGIYNHSESSSPLTQIDHDYWYHHAPRDPDNSWGPEFNYELYDENLETYPARKFIGDTVRFWVQEYHIDGIRYDAARQIANYDFMHWIVQEAKKTAGAKPFYNVAEHIPETTSITNIDGPMDGCWHDSFMHTVTAHICGDRFDLENLKDVIDPKRQGFMGATNVVNYLTNHDHNRVIVELGNRNIFDEEAFRRIKLGVAILMTAVGVPLVWMGQEFGEYKPKTPESSKIDWTLLGNDLNRSLFDYYKGLIHLRKNSHALYTENIDFIHENPEAKVVAYSRWNDEGSRVVVVANFSENFLGGYHVPNFPCGGTWHEWTANYDVEAGDDGIITDLGPYEAKVFVWQ; encoded by the coding sequence ATGGCTAATTCCATTGAATTTACTTTATTTGCCCCTTATAACAAAGGCGCTGCATTAATTGCTTCTTTTTCTGATTGGCAAGAAATTTCAATGAAAAAAGGAGAAGATGGCTATTTTCGCACAACTGTAGAATTAGAAGATGGTGTTTATCAATATAAATTCCGTGTTCAGTCCAAATCATGGTTCTTTGAAGCAGATCAATGGGTAGAGGTAACAGATCCCTATGCAACTGATATTGACGAATTAGGCAGTAAAGATAATAGTGTAATCCGCATTAAAGATGGAAAAAAAATTGTTGATACTTACGTCTGGCATCATGATGATAAATCCTTACCAGCAGACCATGAATTAGTTATTTATGAATTACATGTTGGGGATTTTTCTGGTGGTGAAGATGACCCTTATGCTAGAGGTAAATATAAACACGTTATTGAAAAGTTAGATTATTTATGTGAGTTAGGAATTAACGCGATTGAGTTACTACCAGTTAAAGAATATCCTGGTGATCATAGTTGGGGTTATAATCCACGTTATTTTTTCGCAACTGAATCGAGTTATGGTTCTACAGAAGGGTTAAAGCAACTCATAGATGAATGCCATAACCGGGGTATTCGGGTGATTATGGATGGGATTTATAATCACTCAGAATCTTCTAGTCCCTTAACTCAAATAGATCATGATTATTGGTATCACCATGCGCCCCGTGACCCTGATAATAGCTGGGGGCCAGAATTTAATTATGAGTTATACGATGAAAATTTAGAGACTTATCCCGCACGCAAATTTATTGGTGATACAGTCCGTTTTTGGGTGCAAGAATATCATATAGATGGCATTCGCTACGATGCAGCTAGACAAATAGCAAATTATGATTTCATGCACTGGATAGTCCAAGAAGCGAAAAAAACTGCTGGTGCTAAACCTTTTTATAATGTTGCTGAACACATCCCAGAAACTACTAGTATTACCAATATTGATGGGCCGATGGATGGCTGTTGGCATGATAGTTTTATGCACACAGTCACAGCACATATTTGCGGTGATAGGTTTGATTTAGAAAACCTCAAGGATGTGATTGATCCGAAACGTCAAGGTTTCATGGGTGCGACTAATGTTGTTAATTATCTTACCAACCATGACCATAATCGCGTGATAGTTGAGTTAGGTAATCGAAACATTTTCGATGAAGAAGCTTTTAGGCGCATTAAATTAGGTGTGGCTATTTTGATGACGGCTGTTGGTGTACCTTTGGTATGGATGGGACAAGAGTTTGGCGAATACAAACCTAAAACACCAGAATCATCAAAAATTGATTGGACACTACTAGGTAATGATTTAAATCGGAGTTTATTTGATTACTACAAAGGCTTGATTCATTTACGGAAAAATAGTCATGCCTTATACACCGAAAATATTGATTTTATCCATGAAAACCCTGAAGCTAAGGTAGTGGCTTATAGCCGTTGGAATGATGAAGGTTCCCGTGTAGTTGTAGTAGCCAATTTTTCCGAAAACTTTTTAGGCGGCTATCATGTGCCTAACTTTCCTTGTGGCGGTACTTGGCATGAGTGGACTGCTAATTATGATGTTGAGGCTGGCGATGATGGGATTATAACTGATCTTGGCCCTTATGAAGCTAAAGTATTCGTTTGGCAATAA
- a CDS encoding 3-deoxy-7-phosphoheptulonate synthase → MHNKLSNTNIKSSHILLTPHDVKTRLPITKSAEHTVLNYREELEHILDFQDSRKFIVVGPCSIHDTKAAIEYAEKLKILADKVKDKLLLVMRVYFEKPRTTVGWKGLINDPDMDDSFHVEKGLLTARSLLLKITELELPAGTEALDPIIPQYISELITWSAIGARTTESQTHREMSSGLSMPVGFKNGTDGNIQVALNALHSAKSPHNFLGINNKGQVSVFQTKGNPYGHVILRGGNQPNYDAANVKLVEDKLKESNLPPRIVIDCSHGNTNKDYKLQSQVFEDVIQQIVDGNTSIVGMMLESHLYEGNQPLNCQPEELKYGVSVTDKCIGWEETEKIILAAHEKLR, encoded by the coding sequence ATGCACAATAAATTATCTAATACTAACATTAAAAGTTCTCACATCTTATTAACGCCTCACGACGTTAAAACAAGATTGCCAATCACTAAATCGGCAGAACATACAGTTTTAAACTATAGAGAAGAACTAGAACATATTTTAGATTTTCAGGATAGTAGAAAATTTATTGTAGTTGGGCCTTGTTCTATCCACGACACAAAAGCAGCGATAGAATATGCTGAGAAATTAAAAATATTAGCTGATAAAGTCAAAGATAAACTCTTATTAGTTATGCGAGTTTACTTTGAAAAACCTAGAACAACAGTAGGCTGGAAAGGCTTAATTAATGACCCTGATATGGATGATTCTTTCCATGTAGAGAAAGGCTTATTAACTGCCAGAAGCTTGCTATTAAAAATTACAGAATTAGAATTACCCGCTGGTACAGAAGCCTTAGATCCCATCATCCCGCAATATATCAGTGAACTAATTACATGGTCAGCCATTGGGGCAAGAACCACAGAATCACAAACGCACCGGGAAATGTCTAGCGGACTTTCTATGCCCGTAGGTTTTAAAAATGGCACTGATGGGAATATTCAAGTAGCTTTAAATGCACTCCACTCAGCTAAAAGTCCTCATAACTTTTTAGGGATTAATAATAAAGGACAAGTCAGTGTTTTTCAAACGAAAGGGAATCCCTACGGTCATGTGATTTTACGTGGTGGAAATCAGCCTAATTACGATGCTGCTAATGTCAAATTAGTAGAAGACAAATTAAAAGAGTCTAATTTACCCCCAAGAATTGTGATTGACTGTAGTCATGGCAATACTAATAAAGACTACAAATTACAGTCTCAAGTATTTGAAGATGTGATTCAACAAATCGTTGATGGTAATACTTCAATAGTGGGGATGATGTTGGAATCGCATTTATATGAAGGCAATCAACCATTAAATTGCCAGCCAGAAGAATTAAAGTATGGGGTTTCTGTAACCGATAAATGTATTGGTTGGGAAGAAACAGAAAAAATTATTTTGGCAGCCCATGAAAAATTGAGGTAG
- a CDS encoding cyanophycin synthase, whose product MIQEKSTNLVRVNARRTDVFDVFNFQHYAGPNPYLDRGALVFDVALTGYREPLPIEDYVAKISDRYPLIGNQTYESYAHLFARTASEVGKLEMDLHLTHFNVKPEDKFTRISIQSLHPRTTRAVIYCVWDWFEAIGQDEDFLFDEQLVNLQTRFRESVYGGPTVYALLRTADEKGIPAFYLWDEGLMQYGWGKKQVRGVATTFDCDSHIDSDFTTRKDDCKDFLGNLGFPVPKGEIVTSEKEALIVAREIGYPVAVKPVVGHKGIGVTAEVQDSYELESAYGRAFAAIPDNQSTRIIVEKSIAGKDFRLLCVNGKFVAATERRPASITGDGYSSINELIRQENRKPERLDSPTSAMSKIQIDEAMELYLEEQRLSLKSILEKSRTIYLRKVANLSAGGVSINATHTIHDDNIILAQDIAQHFRLTCLGIDVITEDLAESWKQGNFAILEINAAPGILMHLNPAVGESVDVPSRILETFFASGIDARIPTITFNKISVQELQTTIDHILLQHPEWTIGAVCREAVFVNRSQKVLRPDYNSNLQSLLRNPKLDLLIAEYESETLNTEGMFYQGSNIVILDNPTETEMMLVRDLVDGSTVVIKKGNDISIKRKGLIEDYTLGEDEPFTRVYLKEISTIM is encoded by the coding sequence ATGATTCAAGAAAAAAGCACCAATTTAGTCCGTGTAAATGCCAGAAGAACAGATGTGTTTGATGTTTTCAACTTCCAGCATTACGCCGGGCCGAACCCCTATCTAGATAGAGGAGCATTAGTATTTGATGTGGCGCTGACTGGGTATAGAGAACCTTTGCCCATAGAAGATTATGTTGCCAAAATTAGCGATCGCTATCCCCTTATAGGCAATCAAACTTATGAATCTTACGCCCATTTGTTTGCACGCACCGCCTCAGAAGTGGGAAAGCTGGAAATGGATTTGCACCTCACCCACTTCAATGTCAAGCCAGAGGACAAGTTTACTCGCATTAGCATTCAATCGCTGCATCCCCGCACAACTAGAGCCGTAATTTATTGTGTGTGGGATTGGTTTGAAGCGATCGGTCAAGACGAAGATTTTCTCTTTGATGAGCAACTAGTAAACTTACAAACCAGATTCCGCGAATCTGTCTATGGTGGCCCCACAGTCTACGCCTTATTACGCACCGCCGACGAAAAAGGTATCCCCGCCTTTTATCTTTGGGATGAAGGACTGATGCAATACGGCTGGGGAAAAAAACAAGTTCGTGGTGTCGCCACCACCTTTGACTGTGATAGTCATATAGATTCTGACTTCACCACCCGCAAAGATGATTGTAAAGACTTTTTGGGTAATTTAGGCTTTCCAGTTCCCAAAGGTGAAATTGTCACTAGTGAAAAGGAAGCCTTGATAGTGGCTAGAGAAATTGGCTACCCAGTAGCGGTAAAACCTGTTGTTGGTCACAAAGGAATAGGTGTCACCGCCGAAGTACAAGACTCCTACGAGTTAGAATCTGCTTACGGTCGCGCCTTTGCTGCAATTCCCGACAATCAATCCACACGCATAATTGTCGAAAAAAGCATTGCTGGTAAAGATTTTCGCTTACTGTGTGTTAACGGCAAATTTGTCGCCGCCACAGAACGCCGTCCAGCATCAATAACAGGTGATGGTTACTCCAGCATTAACGAATTAATTCGTCAAGAAAATCGCAAACCTGAACGTTTAGATTCACCCACCTCAGCAATGAGCAAAATTCAAATTGATGAGGCGATGGAGTTGTATCTAGAAGAACAGCGTCTGTCTTTGAAGAGTATTCTCGAAAAAAGTCGGACTATCTACTTGCGGAAAGTTGCCAATCTTTCTGCTGGTGGCGTGAGTATCAATGCCACCCATACAATTCATGATGATAATATTATCCTGGCTCAAGACATTGCCCAACATTTTCGCCTAACTTGTCTGGGTATTGATGTGATTACCGAAGATTTAGCGGAGTCTTGGAAACAGGGTAACTTTGCTATCTTGGAAATTAATGCCGCACCAGGTATTTTAATGCACCTCAACCCAGCCGTGGGTGAAAGCGTTGATGTTCCATCCCGCATCCTCGAAACGTTTTTTGCGTCGGGTATTGATGCCAGAATTCCCACTATCACCTTTAACAAAATCTCCGTTCAGGAACTACAAACAACAATTGACCATATTTTATTACAACATCCTGAATGGACAATAGGCGCTGTTTGTCGTGAAGCTGTTTTTGTTAATCGCTCACAAAAAGTTCTTCGCCCAGATTACAACAGTAATCTCCAAAGTTTGCTGCGGAATCCCAAACTAGATTTGTTAATTGCTGAGTATGAATCAGAGACTTTGAACACAGAGGGAATGTTCTATCAAGGTAGCAACATTGTCATTTTAGATAACCCCACTGAAACCGAAATGATGTTAGTGCGTGATTTGGTTGATGGTTCTACAGTAGTAATTAAAAAAGGCAATGATATTTCAATCAAACGCAAGGGATTGATTGAAGACTATACCTTGGGAGAAGATGAACCATTTACCAGAGTTTATTTGAAAGAAATTAGCACGATTATGTAA
- a CDS encoding cyanophycinase, whose amino-acid sequence MTEATHKRQLLIIGGAEDKEGDCQILREFVRRAGGTKANIVIMTAATELPREVGENYIRVFGRLGAENVRIIDTETREDAKSSTALEAISKATGVFFTGGDQARITGILKDTEIDAAIHQRYAEGAVVAGTSAGAAVMPDKMIVEGDSQSTPRMEIVEMGPGMGFLPGVVIDQHFLQRGRLGRLITALVREPAVLGFGIDENTAIAVTDDQIEVIGEGSVTIVDESESTYNNADQILRDEPLAICGAKLHILPNGYKFNLKTRQPILTNGVVASEAVNESVGV is encoded by the coding sequence ATGACAGAAGCTACACATAAACGCCAGTTGCTAATTATTGGTGGAGCAGAAGATAAAGAAGGTGATTGTCAGATTCTGCGAGAGTTTGTCCGTCGTGCTGGGGGTACAAAAGCCAATATTGTAATTATGACGGCTGCCACAGAACTGCCTAGGGAAGTGGGAGAAAATTATATTAGAGTTTTTGGACGGCTAGGTGCAGAAAATGTTCGCATTATTGACACTGAAACCCGTGAAGATGCTAAGTCTTCTACTGCTTTAGAAGCAATTAGTAAGGCAACTGGGGTATTTTTTACTGGAGGAGACCAAGCGCGAATTACTGGTATTCTCAAGGATACCGAAATCGATGCGGCTATTCACCAACGCTACGCTGAAGGTGCGGTTGTAGCAGGGACTAGTGCGGGTGCGGCTGTGATGCCCGATAAAATGATTGTTGAGGGTGATTCTCAGAGTACACCACGGATGGAAATTGTGGAAATGGGGCCAGGTATGGGTTTTCTGCCAGGGGTAGTTATTGACCAACATTTCTTGCAACGGGGACGCTTAGGACGTTTAATTACAGCTTTAGTCCGTGAACCTGCGGTGTTAGGATTTGGGATTGATGAGAATACAGCGATCGCAGTTACTGATGACCAAATCGAAGTTATTGGTGAAGGTTCGGTCACAATTGTGGATGAATCGGAATCTACATATAACAATGCAGACCAAATTCTCCGGGATGAACCTCTAGCAATCTGCGGTGCGAAGCTGCATATCCTACCAAATGGTTATAA